The Chaetodon trifascialis isolate fChaTrf1 chromosome 16, fChaTrf1.hap1, whole genome shotgun sequence genome includes a region encoding these proteins:
- the rbm27 gene encoding RNA-binding protein 27: MIIENVEALKSWLAKLLEPICDADPSALANYVVALVKKDKPEKELKALCADQLDVFLQKETMGFVDKLFECLTTKNYLGIPAAKEAPKEEVKAPAVKSDVVEAETPEEERENRRRRSPLRNRSDFNESRSRDDRRRDERKRRDFDRHGKSSSDSHRERERHERRRGSPRGRSYSRSRSRSRSRSGSRGKSRDREHRGGRDFKSKFELERKDTDCYNTSTTSSSQQQHPPPLLPTPPHPFSSSSSSSAGVPGAGGVPIATPAHLPDSTTDSWSGYYGTQRQDGVGKPFSNKGGSLKQRCRDYDEKGFCVRGDLCPFDHGNDPLIVDDVNLPSMIPFPPPPVMPPAGLPMPPITEPPPPLRMPSMPPYGQPPPPGVFPMTGPPLIATSGIDTPNHQSAITSSPPIGPPGVGLPPTLPPPPPPPPPPSSSSSVSLRPQYVQSEYNYDPEGYNPESPGLTAAGRNPYRQFIPRVQSQRSNLIGLTSSEGQGSRAANIVIQTEPATAASTPGSNISRFNTDQDSRKRTMGPSTAEGPTAKKPWIEKPSFNNQHKSGFPKRYHYVNTKLEVRKIPRELNNITKLNEHFSKFGTIVNIQVVFGGDPEAALIQYTKNEEARRAISSIEAVLNNRFIRVYWHREPGTNATGLQQQEQSSGSQAAGSVPSQGPQHSNVHKGIKQHNPAAYVLNKTLPKHRLPPVAGITATTKADGLNPNTDTVTVAPALTNTQKGPYSSPALKSSSKSLGKTGKALEAQEVLKKKQEALKLQQDMRKKKQEMLKTQIECQKALINRLEKNRGMKPEERANIMKTLKELTEKIAQLQNEMNPNAASQVPSAKPNNNQPKTKTDAQKELLDAELDFHKKMSSGEDTTDLKRKLGQLQVEATRLGLIRPPTGRGRGRGKMALEPGLMPVGRGRGRSREMMARSGPVNRMVVDHRPRALAILGVTQEEKEELMPHFVKFGEIEDVRDQDATSVIMTFKTRSEAENAANQGAKFKGRVLQISWYKPKTPSVTTEPEEEEAKDEDNTKEASSYLPGEEEEEEEEEDDDEDDEYESRSWRR; the protein is encoded by the exons ATGATCATAGAGAATGTCGAAGCCTTGAAGTCATGGCTGGCAAAACTCCTGGAGCCAAT ATGTGATGCTGACCCCTCTGCGTTAGCCAACTATGTGGTGGCTCTTGTGAAGAAGGACAAACCGGAGAAAGAGCTGAAAGCACTTTGTGCAGATCAGCTTGATGTCTTCCTACAAAAAG AGACGATGGGATTTGTCGATAAGCTTTTTGAATGTTTGACAACAAAGAACTACCTGGGAATTCCTGCTGCCAAGGAAGCTCCTaaagaggaggtgaaagcaCCCGCAGTCAAATCTGATGTTGTGGAG GCTGAAActccagaggaggaaagagaaaacaggcgGAGGAGAAGTCCTCTGAGGAACCGCTCTGACTTCAACGAATCCAG GAGCCGTGATGACAGGAGGCGTGATGAGCGCAAGCGCCGCGACTTCGATCGGCACGGGAAAAGCAGCAGCGACTCCCACCGCGAGCGGGAGCGCCACGAGCGTCGCAGGGGCAGCCCCCGCGGGAGGAGCTACAGCCGCAGCCGGAGCCGCAGCCGGAGCAGGAGCGGCAGCCGAGGAAAGAGCAGGGAcagggagcacagaggaggcagag ACTTCAAGTCAAAGTTCGAGCTGGAAAGGAAGGACACGGACTGCTACAACACCTCCACCACGTCcagctcccagcagcagcacccgCCGCCTCTCCTGCCCACACCTCCGCaccccttttcctcctcttcctcgtcgtCCGCTGGAGTCCCGGGAGCTGGGGGCGTTCCCATAGCAACACCGGCTCACCTGCCCGATAGTACTACAGACAGCTGGTCTGGCTACTATGGCACCCAGAGGCAAGATGGTGTCGGCAAGCCGTTTAGCAACAAAGGCGGTTCGCTCAAACAGCGATGCAGGGATTATGATG AGAAGGGATTTTGCGTCCGTGGCGACCTTTGTCCATTCGACCACGGCAACGACCCTCTCATCGTTGATGACGTCAATCTGCCGAGCATGATTCCGTTCCCGCCCCCGCCTGTTATGCCCCCGGCCGGCCTGCCCATGCCCCCAATCACTGAGCCACCCCCTCCCCTAAGGATGCCTTCAATGCCACCCTATGGCCAGCCACCACCGCCAGGCGTCTTCCCCATGACTG GACCCCCACTGATAGCAACTAGTGGGATTGACACCCCCAACCACCAATCGGCAATCACTTCTTCTCCTCCCATTGGACCGCCTGGTGTGGGGCTGCCGCCtacccttcctcctcctcctcctcctccacctcctccctcctcatcctcatctgtaTCTCTTCGTCCCCAATATGTCCAGTCTGAAT ATAACTATGATCCAGAGGGCTATAACCCAGAATCCCCAGGCCTGACTGCTGCAGGTCGTAACCCGTACCGTCAGTTCATTCCTCGGGTGCAGAGCCAGCGATCCAACCTCATCGGCCTCACCTCCAGTGAAGGACAAGGCTCCAGAG CTGCCAACATAGTGATCCAGACCGAGCCTGCCACTGCAGCTAGCACTCCTGGAAGTAACATCTCCCGTTTCAACACTGATCAGGACAGCAGGAAGAGAACTATGGGGCCCAGTACAGCTGAGGGACCCACGGCTAAAAAACCCTGGATTGAGAA GCCGAGCTTTAACAACCAACATAAGAGTGGTTTTCCCAAGAGGTATCACTATGTGAACACCAAGCTGGAGGTGCGCAAGATCCCACGTGAGCTCAACAACATCACCAAGCTCAACGAGCACTTCAGCAAGTTCGGAACCATCGTCAACATCCAG GTTGTGTTCGGCGGAGACCCCGAGGCGGCGTTGATCCAGTACACAAAGAATGAAGAGGCCAGGCGGGCCATATCCAGCATCGAGGCGGTCCTCAACAACCGCTTCATTCGTGTTTATTGGCACCGCGAGCCCGGCACCAATGCTACAGgcttgcagcagcaggagcagagctCAGGGAGCCAGGCCGCTGGGTCAGTGCCCAGCCAGGGGCCACAGCACAGCAATGTACATAAG GGGATCAAGCAGCACAATCCGGCGGCCTACGTGCTGAACAAGACTCTACCCAAGCATCGCCTGCCACCAGTGGCTGGGATCACAGCTACAACCAAGGCAGACGGCCTGaacccaaacacagacactgtcaCT GTGGCGCCTGCACTGACAAACACCCAGAAGGGACCCTACTCTTCACCAGCCCTCAAGTCCTCCTCAAAGAGCCTtgggaaaacaggaaaagcacTAGAAGCACAGGAAGTCCTCAAGAAGAAACAG GAGGCATTAAAGCTCCAGCAGGACATGAGAAAGAAGAAGCAAGAGATGTTGAAGACACAGATTGAGTGTCAGAAG GCCTTGATAAACCGCCTGGAGAAGAACCGAGGGATGAAACCTGAGGAGAGGGCCAACATCATGAAGACCCTGAAGGAGCTGACGGAGAAGATCGCGCAGCTGCAGAACGAAATGAACCCTAACGCCGCCTCCCAGGTGCCCAGCGCCAAACCCAACAACAACCAGCCCAAGACCAAGACTGAT GCCCAGAAGGAACTGCTGGACGCCGAGCTGGACTTTCACAAAAAGATGAGCTCTGGGGAGGATACGACAGACCTCAAGAGAAAACTGGGACAGCTACAAGTGGAG gcCACTCGGTTGGGTCTGATCCGGCCTCCGACGGGTCGAGGTCGGGGCCGAGGGAAGATGGCGCTGGAGCCCGGTTTGATGCCCGTGGGCCGCGGCCGGGGCCGAAGCCGGGAGATGATGGCTCGCAGCGGGCCCGTGAACCGCATGGTGGTCGACCACAGACCCAGAGCCCTGGCTATTTTGGGAGTCActcaggaggagaaggaagagctAATGCCGCACTTTGTG AAATTTGGTGAGATAGAGGATGTCCGCGACCAAGACGCCACCAGTGTCATCATGACTTTTAAGACACGAAGTGAAGCGGAGAAT